In Crassostrea angulata isolate pt1a10 chromosome 6, ASM2561291v2, whole genome shotgun sequence, a genomic segment contains:
- the LOC128188995 gene encoding cholecystokinin receptor-like, giving the protein MNTTALSTETANISGTGSGDGGPIHAVVGMLSFFSVIGTTGNALVLYVYTRKRNKLAATVFIISLATTDLTTSIVVMPYTIVIEYLNYYVKYDIFCKMYMFFITSNVPFAAFIMVGIAFDRYFCIVHPFKHLMNAQRAKIITASMALLAFTLGIITALNYSVYEGCGGVNDTCVVKFTGVCKTSEILLPHTFTLYYQRLYTALFFLALLVVMVLYALIYRSVLIRRAKRRRQRRSMCSYTTSKESWFHEYRFSMVSSLRKNSEEKNEKSNSAVESELLRQLAIRERGLVANIKTALMLFVVTAVFILVFLPAWLMAHQIIDYNRVIFYMYFAYNVANPIIYAFMNKAFRRQLKIVFKC; this is encoded by the coding sequence ATGAATACAACTGCCCTGTCCACAGAGACGGCTAACATCAGCGGTACGGGTTCTGGAGATGGGGGACCCATTCACGCCGTTGTGGGCATGCTGTCTTTCTTCAGTGTCATCGGAACTACTGGCAATGCTCTTGTTCTGTATGTATACACGAGGAAACGCAATAAACTGGCGGCGACCGTGTTCATTATATCACTGGCCACCACAGATTTGACGACTAGTATCGTGGTCATGCCGTATACCATTGTGATAGAATACCTGAACTACTATGTCAAGTACGACATATtctgtaaaatgtatatgtttttcATAACATCGAACGTTCCTTTTGCTGCATTTATCATGGTGGGCATTGCCTTTGATAGATATTTCTGCATTGTTCATCCGTTCAAACACCTAATGAACGCGCAAAGAGCGAAGATCATCACAGCATCCATGGCTCTTTTGGCGTTCACGCTGGGCATAATCACGGCATTGAACTACAGTGTATACGAGGGTTGTGGAGGTGTGAACGATACGTGTGTTGTGAAATTCACGGGGGTTTGCAAAACCTCGGAAATCTTACTTCCACATACGTTTACACTGTACTATCAGAGACTGTACACAGCCCTGTTTTTCTTGGCTCTCCTTGTAGTCATGGTGTTGTACGCTCTGATTTACCGCTCTGTTTTAATCCGTCGGGCCAAAAGAAGACGACAGAGACGCTCAATGTGTTCATACACCACTTCAAAAGAATCCTGGTTTCACGAATACAGATTTTCGATGGTGTCCAGTTTAAGGAAAAATTCAGAGGAGAAAAATGAGAAAAGTAATAGTGCAGTCGAGTCCGAACTTCTGCGACAATTAGCCATCCGTGAACGCGGGCTTGTCGCCAACATTAAAACAGCATTGATGTTATTTGTTGTTACAGCTGTTTTCATATTAGTTTTTCTACCTGCTTGGTTAATGGCACACCAAATAATTGACTACAATCGGgtcatattttacatgtatttcgcCTATAATGTTGCTAACCCTATTATATATGCGTTTATGAACAAAGCATTCAGACGCCAGTTAAAAATCGTGTTCAAATGTTAA